One part of the Pandoraea faecigallinarum genome encodes these proteins:
- a CDS encoding integrase core domain-containing protein, with translation MTAWQHDYNHHRPHSSLGHLTPSEFVQKWSVQPKEAAPLQF, from the coding sequence ATGACGGCTTGGCAGCACGACTACAACCATCATCGTCCCCACAGCTCGCTCGGCCATCTGACCCCAAGCGAGTTCGTCCAAAAGTGGTCAGTACAACCCAAAGAGGCAGCCCCTCTCCAGTTTTAA
- a CDS encoding IS5 family transposase (programmed frameshift), with translation MAKPILDDELWAIIQPLLPPPKPRRARYPGRKPLDDRAVLTGILFVLQSGIPWEMLPQEMGCGSGMSCWRRLHAWQKAGVWDRLHEVLLAKLRAADRIDWSRVVVDSSSIRAVGSGQKLGPNPTDRARPGSKHHVLTDAQGIPLSLILTGANRNDITQLLPLIEAIPPIRGKRRRPLSKPHIVQGDRGYDHDKYRKPLHAVGIATEIARRGEPHGSGLGKTRWVVERTIAWLHNFKRLRVRFERLAIIHEAFLKMAGCIICWRHLRKSFC, from the exons ATGGCCAAACCAATACTCGACGACGAACTGTGGGCAATCATCCAGCCACTGCTGCCGCCACCGAAGCCTCGGCGCGCCCGCTATCCCGGGCGCAAGCCGCTGGACGATCGTGCCGTGCTCACGGGCATCCTGTTCGTTCTGCAATCCGGCATCCCTTGGGAAATGCTGCCGCAGGAAATGGGCTGCGGCTCAGGCATGAGTTGCTGGCGACGGCTACATGCCTGGCAGAAGGCTGGCGTCTGGGATCGTCTGCACGAGGTACTTCTGGCCAAGCTCCGTGCGGCCGATCGCATCGACTGGTCTCGTGTAGTCGTCGATTCCTCTTCTATCCGGGCAGTGGGGTCGGGTCAAAAAT TAGGACCTAACCCCACAGATCGCGCGCGACCAGGTTCAAAGCACCACGTCCTGACCGACGCCCAAGGCATTCCACTGTCGCTGATACTCACGGGCGCCAACCGCAACGACATTACCCAACTGCTGCCACTGATCGAGGCGATTCCTCCGATTCGAGGCAAGCGCCGTCGCCCCTTGTCTAAACCGCACATCGTTCAGGGTGATCGCGGCTACGACCACGACAAGTACCGCAAGCCCCTGCACGCCGTCGGCATCGCCACCGAGATTGCTCGCCGCGGCGAGCCTCACGGCAGCGGTCTTGGCAAGACGCGTTGGGTTGTCGAGCGAACGATCGCGTGGCTGCACAACTTCAAGCGATTGCGAGTCCGCTTCGAGCGCCTCGCAATCATTCACGAAGCCTTCCTGAAAATGGCTGGTTGCATCATCTGCTGGCGCCATCTCAGGAAATCATTTTGTTAG
- the istA gene encoding IS21 family transposase: MTILELHRQGLSISAIAARLGMDRKTIRKYIKGGVQAPRYGPRAPRPCVIDPFVHYVTERVREYPDLSIERLLREIQAMGYAGGRTALGDLVREVRPPRQRGFEVRFETPAGHQAQVDFAHFNVEFDDVPGQRRSIWLFSIVLGHSRYLWGRFVEHQDLQTVLRCHMEAFEHIGGVPREVLYDRMKAAVLGEVEKHIVYNAKLVAFAQHYGFAPRACKAYRAKAKGKVERPYRYIRQDFFLARRFQNLADLNRQLRNRLDTVANSRVHGTTHRVVMQHFREERPALQVLPAGAFNGVIRLERRVSHEGLVSVGGNYYSVPERTRRRTLDVHSLAHEIRIYEDGELLAVHPVLEGWRRTSLLPGHRSAGQRRQQAARDVSSGTTGVGRRPLSFYDQVARRLADAGRRA, from the coding sequence ATGACGATTCTGGAATTGCACCGGCAGGGGCTGAGCATCTCGGCCATCGCCGCTCGACTGGGTATGGACCGCAAGACCATTCGCAAATACATCAAAGGTGGTGTGCAGGCGCCGCGTTACGGTCCACGTGCACCGCGACCCTGCGTCATCGACCCGTTCGTTCACTATGTGACCGAGCGTGTGCGGGAGTACCCGGACCTGAGCATCGAGCGGCTGCTGCGGGAGATTCAGGCCATGGGTTACGCAGGCGGTCGAACAGCTCTGGGCGACCTGGTTCGGGAAGTCCGGCCACCGCGACAGCGTGGCTTCGAGGTGCGCTTTGAGACTCCAGCTGGCCACCAGGCGCAGGTAGACTTCGCACACTTCAATGTTGAGTTCGACGATGTACCGGGGCAGCGACGCTCAATCTGGTTGTTCTCGATTGTGCTCGGGCACAGCCGCTATCTGTGGGGGCGTTTCGTCGAACATCAGGACCTGCAGACCGTCCTGCGCTGCCACATGGAAGCGTTCGAGCACATTGGTGGTGTGCCACGCGAAGTGCTGTACGACCGCATGAAGGCAGCGGTGCTGGGCGAAGTCGAGAAGCACATCGTCTACAACGCGAAGCTGGTCGCGTTTGCACAGCACTATGGTTTCGCTCCGCGTGCGTGCAAGGCGTATCGCGCCAAGGCCAAGGGCAAGGTCGAACGCCCCTATCGCTATATCCGGCAGGACTTCTTCCTCGCGCGACGATTCCAGAATCTCGCCGATCTGAACCGCCAGTTGCGCAACCGGCTCGACACGGTGGCCAACTCACGAGTACACGGCACGACGCATCGCGTTGTCATGCAGCACTTCCGGGAGGAACGCCCCGCGCTCCAGGTGTTGCCGGCCGGCGCCTTCAATGGCGTCATCAGACTCGAGCGGCGCGTGAGCCACGAAGGTCTGGTCTCGGTCGGCGGCAACTACTATAGCGTGCCCGAGCGCACCCGCAGACGCACGCTCGACGTCCATAGTCTGGCTCACGAGATCCGCATCTACGAGGACGGCGAACTGCTCGCAGTGCACCCCGTGCTGGAAGGCTGGCGACGAACATCGTTGCTGCCTGGCCATCGGAGCGCGGGCCAGCGCAGGCAGCAGGCGGCGCGCGACGTATCGTCGGGCACGACTGGTGTCGGACGTCGGCCGCTGTCGTTTTACGATCAGGTGGCCAGGCGTCTGGCTGATGCCGGGAGGCGCGCATGA
- the istB gene encoding IS21-like element helper ATPase IstB, translating into MNSVPTSTVERIQRYLVGLRMPRALEALDATLKRFEQGDSSMLEVLETLLGEEFTTRETRRIRMALQTARLGTVKTLAGYDFSFQPSLDRDRFMTLAQLKFIERRQTVHFLGPPGTGKSHLSIALGVEAVRAGKSVYFGSLAEIVNSMAKAEREGNLAQRVRFLARNSLLIVDEIGYLPIGSNGGNLFFQLVNACYERCAIVLTSNRSFGEWGEVFGDTVVAAALLDRLLHHAIVVQIEGSSYRLREHADLLPDHLRNRPSALKPAPVEPANRRPGRPRKSSPDPFSG; encoded by the coding sequence ATGAACAGCGTTCCAACCTCAACCGTCGAACGGATACAGCGTTACCTCGTTGGCTTGCGTATGCCGCGTGCGCTTGAAGCGCTGGATGCCACCTTGAAGCGTTTCGAACAGGGCGACAGCTCGATGCTCGAAGTACTGGAGACGTTGCTGGGCGAGGAGTTCACGACGCGCGAGACGCGGCGCATCCGCATGGCGCTGCAGACAGCGAGGCTGGGCACCGTCAAGACGCTCGCCGGATATGACTTCAGCTTCCAGCCGAGTCTCGATCGCGATCGCTTCATGACGCTTGCGCAACTTAAGTTCATTGAACGACGCCAGACGGTCCACTTCCTCGGGCCGCCAGGAACTGGCAAATCACACCTCTCCATTGCACTAGGTGTCGAAGCGGTGCGCGCCGGCAAGAGCGTGTACTTCGGCTCACTGGCAGAAATCGTCAATTCGATGGCGAAGGCCGAACGCGAAGGCAACCTCGCCCAGCGTGTGCGCTTTCTTGCACGCAACAGCCTGCTCATCGTTGACGAGATCGGCTATCTGCCGATCGGCTCCAACGGGGGCAACTTGTTCTTCCAGCTCGTCAACGCATGTTACGAGCGCTGCGCCATCGTCCTCACGTCCAATCGCAGCTTCGGCGAATGGGGTGAGGTCTTCGGTGACACAGTCGTCGCAGCGGCGCTGCTCGACAGGTTGCTGCATCACGCGATTGTTGTCCAGATTGAAGGTTCGTCGTACCGGCTGCGGGAGCATGCCGATCTCCTGCCTGACCACCTGCGCAACCGACCATCCGCCCTAAAGCCGGCACCGGTCGAACCTGCTAACCGACGCCCGGGTCGCCCCCGAAAGAGCTCACCTGATCCATTCAGCGGCTGA
- a CDS encoding IS6 family transposase — MKKTSVSPARSSEVVISFKGYRFPPDVISYAVWLYYRFPLSLRMVEEMLAARGIELTYETVRCWATKFGLAIAGRIRARSAGRGDKWHLDEVVVTIHGKKHWLWRAVDEHGALLEVLVQSRRDTAAAKRLMRRLLKRHGGARVIVTDKLRSYAAAHRELGLSAEHRQHKGLNNRAENSHQPTRVREKVMRRFKSARQLQRFTSIHGQVSNLFMACRYHRNAEHKRAVRTQAFAAWQWACSARMAA, encoded by the coding sequence ATGAAAAAAACCTCAGTCAGCCCCGCGCGCTCGAGCGAGGTCGTGATCTCATTCAAAGGCTACCGTTTTCCGCCCGACGTCATCAGCTACGCAGTGTGGCTGTATTACCGATTCCCGCTGAGCCTGCGCATGGTTGAGGAGATGCTGGCCGCCCGCGGGATCGAACTCACGTACGAAACGGTACGGTGCTGGGCGACGAAGTTCGGTCTGGCCATCGCGGGGCGTATTCGAGCGAGGTCCGCGGGGCGCGGCGACAAATGGCATCTTGACGAAGTGGTCGTGACGATCCATGGCAAAAAGCACTGGCTGTGGCGGGCGGTGGACGAACACGGCGCGCTGCTTGAGGTGCTGGTGCAAAGCCGTCGCGACACGGCCGCCGCCAAACGGCTCATGCGCCGCCTGCTCAAGCGCCATGGCGGTGCACGCGTGATCGTCACAGACAAACTGCGCAGCTATGCGGCGGCCCACCGCGAGCTCGGGCTAAGCGCCGAACACCGCCAGCATAAAGGGTTGAACAACCGTGCGGAGAATTCGCATCAGCCTACGCGGGTGCGGGAGAAGGTGATGCGCCGCTTTAAGTCAGCACGCCAATTGCAGCGCTTCACCTCAATCCACGGTCAGGTTTCGAACCTATTCATGGCGTGCCGCTATCACCGCAATGCCGAGCATAAACGCGCGGTACGCACCCAAGCCTTCGCCGCCTGGCAATGGGCTTGCTCCGCCCGTATGGCGGCATAA
- a CDS encoding IS6 family transposase, whose product MRHEKIFSHPQRSSDAAISFKGYRFPPDIISYAVWLYYRFPLSLRMVEEMLAARGIELTYETVRCWATKFGLAIAGRIRSTSPRRGDKWHLDEVVVTIHGKKHWLWRAVDEHGALLEVLVQSRRDTAAAKRLMRRLLKRHGGARAIVTDKLRSYAAANRELGLSVEHRQHKGLNNRAENSHQPTRVREKVMRRFKSTRQLQRFASVHGQVSNLFMGCRYHRNAEHKRAVRTQAFASWEWACSARMAA is encoded by the coding sequence ATGCGACATGAAAAAATTTTCAGTCACCCCCAGCGCTCGAGCGACGCGGCGATCTCGTTCAAAGGCTACCGTTTTCCGCCTGACATTATCAGTTATGCGGTGTGGCTGTATTATCGGTTTCCGCTGAGTCTACGCATGGTCGAGGAAATGTTGGCCGCGCGGGGGATTGAGCTGACCTACGAGACGGTACGGTGCTGGGCGACGAAGTTCGGTCTGGCCATCGCCGGGCGTATTCGATCGACGTCCCCGAGGCGCGGCGACAAATGGCATCTTGACGAGGTGGTGGTGACAATCCACGGCAAAAAACATTGGCTGTGGCGAGCGGTCGACGAGCACGGCGCATTGCTTGAGGTGCTGGTGCAAAGCCGTCGCGACACGGCCGCCGCCAAACGGCTCATGCGCCGCCTGCTCAAGCGCCATGGCGGCGCGCGCGCGATCGTCACGGATAAACTGCGCAGCTATGCGGCGGCCAACCGCGAGCTCGGGCTAAGCGTCGAACACCGCCAGCATAAAGGTTTGAACAACCGGGCGGAGAATTCGCATCAGCCTACGCGGGTGCGGGAGAAAGTGATGCGTCGCTTTAAGTCGACACGCCAATTGCAGCGCTTCGCCTCAGTCCATGGTCAGGTGTCGAACCTGTTCATGGGCTGTCGCTATCACCGCAACGCCGAGCATAAACGCGCGGTGCGCACCCAGGCTTTCGCGAGCTGGGAATGGGCTTGCTCCGCCCGTATGGCGGCATAA